TATTAGATGATTTCAAGATTGTCTCTGGCTTAAAGATTAACTATTTCAAAATGGAAGTATGTGGATAGCCTCTTCAAGGAACTGCAAGGCGCAGCCTTTTGGGATAAAATGGCTTAATGAACCGATAAAGGcttttggaatttatttataCACATATGATCGAAAAGTGCTTCTTGAAGAGAATTTCATAGAGAGATTAGACAGTATTAAAAACCTGACTAGAATTTGGTCCTCTAGAGGTCTCTCTATTTTATGGCAAAATTACACTTATCAAATCTCTATTAATCCTGAAAGTTGTTTATGTGTTATCTGTAATACCCACCCCAAAAGAATTTGTAAGTCAGTTAAACCAGTTATTATTTCAATTCTTATGGAATGCTCCTGATAAAGTCACACGCAGATCCGCGATAAACGAATACTCCAACGGAGGACTAAAGATGATTGATTTTGGGAGGAGGACTAAAGATGAttctcaggctcagtgattatcggtgaatattcacctcgacttcatctcggtgaatatttaccgataatcacttcgccttcggctaataattgttaattagttgtaataataattattataattgtgtACTAGGTAGGTAACTAATTTGCTGTATCAATATCAACTTGTTTTtcaataaagtttaaaaaaaaagtaatctGCAGATTAGAAATATGCAGGCTGGTCCGTTTTGTGAGTGGTAAATCTTTGCTCAGCTCTAGTCCCTCCCggccacttaaaaaaaaaaaaacactcattGGCTGGCAATGTTTTgtggggcaggtacaaaacacagatcacagatcattgttttttccaatacagaaacaaccctaaccatttACCATAGCTAACAATCAAGGTctgaaaacgtttctttaggcgtaattaggcctaaggttagctttattGAATGTCTAGGAGTTTTTCTGtactggtaaaacaatgacctgtgttttgtaccagCCCCACAAAACATTTTCAGCCATTGGGTTTTTTTTAAGAGGCCGGAAGAGACTAGCGATAAGCAAAGATTTTCTGCTAACAAAATGGACCGGACTGCAAATCTCAAGTCTGCAGATTAGATTACTGGTCTGCAGAGTCCTGgtctccacttatgtccaggtttgaccctaattagatgcaggcccaattttgacatccaacacaacaacaataaggtaagggttaAGGTTAGTGTTAttatatttttagctttgggtaaatgcagcagtgaatccttacttaaagagcagcatttgggggacactttgtgacgtaaattgtctgtattccgagacacgagtgatgttagagttggcgagaagagcaaggagGGACTTTGTGACTCTGCAttcatctaattagggtcaaaccagAGTCATGGTCTCCAGAGTCCAGTCTGCACTTTAATCATGTTCTGATGGTCCACTGTTATTCAACATTTGCTGGCTGTCTTGTTTTTCACATAAATTACAAGGTTTTCCACTGGTTTTGTTTACTTGTGACAGTCAGTTGAAGCAGGCTGAAGCTGCTCTGAAGACAGATGATGAAGAAATAGAGGAAGTAAGGAGAGAATTCACTGTTAGGGTTGCTGCCacagaaaagaaatttaaaaatgctGCAAAGGTATCTTGACTTGTTGCACATAAAGCCAATTTTTTTGATGCTttgaattaattgaattttATCATAGAATTCAATAGTTAATTAGTTCATCATTAAAATGGAAACCATTGGCTATCAATGAATGTACAACAATTATCTGAACATTGATCATAGAAAGAAACAGTACTTACCAATTTTAGTTTTTCATTTTGGTGCATTCTCTGCAGACATTCAATTTCTAAATGTAAACTTGTAGTTATGAAATAATGGCTTTTCATTGACGTTGATGTCATTGATGTCCCCCCATCCCATACGTTTACCAGACTCAATAGCACCAAGTGTTGATACACAGTCTACCAGTTAGTACAACTTGACCCTTGAGATAGCTTTTACTAATAGGTTGCTAAATGATGTTTCAGTGTAGTCAACAGCAgccctttcttttgtttctttaaacATACCTTAATTATTCTTTGTCAAGGCAATAGCAATTTCATATTCTTAGTCATCTCTTGTTCAGCATGTTTCTTGGTTTTGTAATAGAGCAGTGATGCCCCTGAGAGGTTTCTCTCATCACTTGACCATtgcattaaataaaaaaaattagaatgAATATTTTTTATGGAATGTCTCTGGCTTTCTTTCAGGAAAGAGATAAGTTTAAAGCCCTTTtagatgaaagagagaaatatGTAAATTCCAGGTTGGTGATACACATACAGAAGTGGAAAATGATACTATCATAGCAGCAGTAAAGGAAAACCTTTAACTGTGACACTGTTTATTGCATGAAAGGATCCCAAATTCAATGAGCAACTTAACCTCTCTCTTAACAGTAACACTTAGTCgggtccacatcagcttttaAGGTTGCCTTTTCCGACCCGCCTTAACAAATAaatttatgtatgtatgaatgtaTGTAAGTCATAGATACCGGTAATGTTGCACCAAATATGGCCAGTTAGAATGAACAGTAATTTATGGTATGTTCACAAAACCAATAATTTGTCACAAAATTAAACATGAATGGAGGGTAGGTGCCACATGGCAAATAATGCAATTGGCCAAGCTAGCGAATTGGCTTAAGGTAACCATGGCAACCTAGCCACGGGTCAACCTCGGGATCTGTCATAATATTATGGTCTTCACAGTGGAACTTGTACTTACCAAATCTTGCTCTCAGGAGAGGGTGGGTGGGGCAAAAGCGAAAGCAAATGGCTGTAAACTCCGAGCAAACGGCaaacacaagtgcaaacaaCAGTGACAGTGCATGCGCAAAGTCAATAGCCGCTGACCAGCAGACCTTTTGAAGTTAAATTTGCTTATAAAATAACCACATTTAGCTTGTCAGTACATGAATGGAGGGTAGGTGCCATACAGCAAATAAGGCGATTGGTCATGCTAGCAATTTGGCAAGAGGTAACCATGGCAACCTTAGCACTGGACAACCTCCCAAATTATTTGCTCCAAGCACACAACATACCATGGGTGCTTGGAGGGTAACTGACCTGTAGACACTCTGAATATCAAACTTAGATAAGGCCCCTTTCCCAAACTTGGTTAACACACTAACAAAGTCAGCCACTTTGACTTGCTGCAAGAATCGAGATCAATCTCATCATTTACGCTGTGACCAAATGGGAAAGACAGGTCAAATATCAGTCGCCACTGTCCCGCTGTCCTTTCTTTGGGATAACACCAAAGCTGCTAATCTGTAAAGGGTAACAAGAAGGGACATCAAATGGTGCTGCCACCCGACACAATCTTACTTTGTTACTGAGGTATGCATCAATGACTGCAGAGTGCAAATAAGCTGAGGCTTTATTCTTCTTGGAGTGAAGACTACGCTACCCCTGGCCTCTTGAATTCTAGATGAGTTGGAGGCGGACATGCGAGGACACACATGTGCCCCAGCTGTGTGGAAATTATGCAGCTGAACATTTATCACTGACCATGTGGTACAACCTTTCTGCGGCAGCAAATTCTCAAAATTTCCGGTCACAATTTATCTGCGTACTTCTACTGAATTGACAGTACATGTGAAGAATGAGCAATTTGTACTTGTACATTGTGAAGGCCTTGATCCACGTTGTGATGGACTCTACAATTTACTGTTTGGGTTTCTTGTCTATGGATGAAAATAGCAAATGACCGTCCATTAGCAGCTGGGGTTCTGGTTCTTGGACCAAGATGTTCTCAGAAAGCAAATCCTTCATATTTATGTATTTTCCTGCAATTACTTGGGCAACTACTTTGTATGGGATGAACAAGTAGCCGTGGCCCACCACGAACGGCTGATTCAAAGGAGGAGCATTATGAGAGGAGTGAAAAACCTCAGGCAAACTGACTGAGTTTGTGGTTACAGTCGATTGAGTTGGTGCAGAAGCAGACAGCAGTACGCCAAAGGATGAAACAAATGAGGGAACACCCAAAGGAGCCAACATACCTGAGTTGCTCGGCTCTCCCGGCGACTGATGAGCCACGTTGGCCATCGATGAACTCGCTGGAGACCACAGAAAAGCAGAGCCAGTCTGTGAAAGGTGGTGGGTTTGTCCATCCAAGGCTGACAAAACTCCATCATTAGCATGCTGCATCGAACTAACAGATAATCGATGAACCCACAAAAACCTCAGGCGAAGCGACTGAAGGAGCCAAGGAAGTACAAGTGGAAGATGTGACAGGCAACATGCCATCCCTGAGCACTGTTACACGTCAATTTAGACATCTTGAAAAAACAAACTAGCAAAGAGGACGACAAAAAAGGCAAAGGTCAGGTGATTCTGAGTAAAGGCAGTAACTGGAAATAGCAAAAGCGAAATCAATTGGCGGTAAACCCCGAGCAAATGGCAAGCACGAGTGCAAACAACAGCAAGCCTGGAAATAAGCGCCGGTCATCGGACATTAATTTTGTCCGGTAAAATTTAGGTTCTGACTGACAAACGATCAGTCTGACTGGAAAGGCTGACCAGGGTCTTCTGTTTCAATGCAAAATaagaaaatgtattttcacTCCAGAAAGCCAAATGTGAAGGTGGCCTTTTAATATGGCTGTAAAGCATAATGGCAAAgtttcattttgatttgttttaatttgcacCTTTGGTTTCACATCATCTTACGATAACACTACGCAGAAAATGTAAACACTCCCGCCCATATTGACGCAGTTCggatttcaaaattaatgtgaGGTGTTTCATTTACattgatttaaattaaataacattACAATGTACTACTGCAGAATCAACAAGGGTACTGTTCCACAAATGCATATTGTTTGTGTTTTCATGGGTCTGATAAGATTTTATGACCAGTttcacaacaaattttcaggGACTTGAATTGCATTCCTCACCGCGACTTTAATAACTAAAGTAGAGGATTTGTACAAATGTCTTTTGttggacaaaaaagaaaattacaacaTGAGAATAGAATGGCAAAAGGAAAGCAACAAtattgccaaaacaacattgggTAGTGCGCACATGTTTTCCTCGTTTTCATCgtcacgaaacaaaaaaaaaaaatacgaaacCGTTCAATTTAAGAAGCTAACAACTTGAAATGTTGTTAAGACACACATAtaaaccacctctccaattctcaggtttGTGCGGTTCATCATTTCTCAGTTATTAATTTGGCTAAGCGTTTCACATGATGCCGCCATGTTGGCGGATGGTCCTTGGTccaccaagatggcggccagtaATCAATGAATACACCAAGAGTTTGCTTTGCCACGAAAGCGCTTACTTTCGtgcatgagataaaatacatgtacacgtatGAACACATCTCGTTATTTACCTGAAGTGTTCAAACTTCTGAGAATCATAGGAAGACATGTTTTTCAACCAGCGCTGTATTACGGTGTCACttaaggtgacaattcggaaattcaaaatgctgtattttcaaaacgaaagacGTTACGGAACTGGAAAAGAGATTTATTTCTACCGGTAGCTCATCTTCAACCCTCGTttaagataaaaattcagaagacctcgCATCTTGTAATTTGATGATGTCACTGTGGAAACCACCTAGacgttaatttttattttgctcaaattACAATGTCAAAAATGTTTCCTTCCCTTGTCAAGTCAAGATCGCTATGATGAAAACTCTGTTGAgatttattaattaaataacaaCATGCAGTGTATCTGTAGATTTTAAACACTGTTTAATGCAAAAGAAGGAAATTTCATAAGTGAACTGAATATAGTTAAGACGAAATCAACATAACCATAATCATCGTGACAGAAAAGTGCTTTATGAAAAATTCATCCCATCTTAAACGTTTTTGTTCCAACTTGCTTAAAATAAATACTGTGCCTCGTAAATTATGTCGCATTATCTCCATTCTCCAGTGATTTTCTGTCTGTGATACACTGAAAATACATGTGCATGTGAATATTTCAAACATTAAATTTAAAAGCTTGTATTACCGGTAGCTTCGATTGGTCACCAAGAAATACTGTTACGCGAGTTGGGTTCACTGAGTAGCGTATTGTATGTAAATCTGGTGGATGTTCCAAGGAGTTTTGTTTCTCAAAGTGTTCCATTTGCCCGAACCGTGTCATGCGTGACCATCACCTGCGGCTATTTCGATTCTTTATTAATACTTAGACTTGCGGAGAAGAGCAGttacatacataaatacatacatacatacataactttatttagtaaagcaggtcaagaggaaaaaaaagcaactttacagctgatgtggacctactgtaataaaattaacaatacatACATATGGTAGTGATTATACTTTagataaataagataaataatcgctaaaaataaataaaacataaatatgtattaataataataaaaatcggaatgcttattataaactactgagctgtctttttcaaaagtgatatTCATAATAGTATGTTTTAACTGCTTCAGTCCATTTTTAAAGCCTGTTTGATTAGAAAAAAATCTTACACTATCAGACAGGGAATTCCAGGCAATTGCAGCCCTGTGTACAAAGGAATTACGACCGAGCTCAGTGTTTGGtctattaactaaaatatttaaagatttcCTAAGATTATAGCTCTTACAGGTCCTAACAActaatgaatttatttcctctaaacctaaattataaaaagccttatgagtaatcattaaaatacgaaatttataaaaatattcaagaggCATCCACCCCGCTCTTGCTAAAATATCTTCATCAGTCATGCCCTTTGGCAACTTATGAATTAGTCTAGCAGCTCTAATATGTATCAATTCTAATTCTTTAAATTTGGAGCCAGAGCCCCAAACCACAACCCCATAGAGGACACTTGGGATTACAGTCTTAAAATACAGAGTTTCTAACATAGATTTGGGTAAAAAACTTATACGTCTCAGCATTTTGACTTTAGTATtgaatgacacacaaattgatTTAATATGCTGAGACCAAGACAGTTTATCATCGATGGTAACCCCGAGACAAGCAGTAGAGGATATGTACTGAATAAAATCCTCACCCAACTTCAGAGGTTTCAAAGGACCAATGAAGGGATTAATGCTCAAAATCATTGCCTCAGATTTACCCTCGTGAATAATCAGTCTATTCTTAAGGCACCAGGTATACACCTGGTCTAGAACGTCTTGTAAAACAAGAACGATCTCATCAACAGTGTCACCTATTACATAAATTGTTGTATCGTCCGCATACATATATAACGCCCCTCTGTTAACATGATCTGGTAAATCATTTACATAAGTTGCAAAGAGTCTGGGACCTAATAAGGACCCTTGGGGTACTCCAACTTTAACAGGTCTTAAATCCGATCTTATACCATTAACTTGAGTCCTTTGCACACGGTTGGAGAGGTAATCATTGATCCAATTCCACATACTACCCATAACTCCAATTCCTTTAAGTTTTTCAAGAAGGATAGTGTGATTTACACAATCAAAAGCCTTACGGAAATCAATGAATAAGACTCCAACCTTGCGAACTCCATCCAAAGCCTCTCTCAAAGCTTCAGTAAGATGTAGCAGAAGACTTTCAGTTGAATAACCTTTTCTAAAGCCTCATTGCTTATTAGTTAAAATACTATTAGATAAAATATGATTATCAAAGGACTTACATACAACcctttcaagcagttttcctgGGACACTAAGCAAAGATATAggtctataataattattattaggatCCAATTTACtcccttttttaaaaagagcaGTAACTAAGGATTCCTTCCACTGCTGGGGGAATCTACAACAATCCCTGCTCTTTTTGAAAACCTCAAACAACCCTTGTATCACAGAATCCTGAGCTAATCTAAGATCTTTAGGTGAAACTTGATCAGCGCCTACCGACTTATTTGGCTGAAGGGATTTGAGAATACCATTCTTGATCTCATCCcatgaaatagaaaaatattCAATAGTGGGAGTAACCCTATTTATAAAACAAGTAGTGTCAATGGGGACAGGGTCTAAGTTCCTTGTAAGATTAATAGCAGTATCTAAAAACGAATTGTTCATTAAATCTGCTTTTTGAACAATTCGTTATTTCCCCGTGGAACTTCAGACCTTCGAATTGAATCTTGAaagattttcttaaaattcctcCTTTATGAATCTTGACTTTACATTAAGTGATTTTACTTCATAAGACCTTTCACATGATTGTGATCATGCTAGAGCATAAATACTTTCAGGATTTTCATGCCAATCAAATAGCAGGTTGCCATGTTTTGGCTGCTAACGGCTACAGACAATGCAAAAGATTTGCACcatttgaaaacgtttttaaaaattaaaaaaaaaaaaagggaaagcgAGACGATGAAAATGAGACACCGGACAATTATAGTGGTCTGCCACAGGCCTCCCACTTAACAagtgtgggtttttttttgtctgacCAGGGTGGCTGCATGTCAGGTCAAACCTTGTCCCTAGCCTGACGCATGTCAGGCTTATAGCCAAAAAATATTTGCAGGCTTGCAACAGTGACAGTGCATGTGCAAAGTCAATAACCGCTGACCAGCAGACCTTTCCAAGTTAACTTTGCTTATAAAATAACCACATACAATCATAGCTAATGTTGCATTGAAAGGTAAGGCAGGCCAGGAAACTGTTGTCATTTTCCTGTGGTATGCTTTTGCTGTTTCGTAACTTTGTTTGTTTCATAGGAGTTGAAATGTCAAGCCTGTTGCCCTCTTCGGCCCTATTATAATTTTTAAGACATACTGGTAGTATGAAAATTTATACTGGTAAATTTGCATCTCAGGATTCTGGCCTTTTTAATGCAATGACTTGTGCATTGATTACTATTGAAACTGATAGGTAGTGTGCAAGGACAGTTAAAGTCAAGGAGCACATAGATATTGCTAGAAACAAAAGTTTCTGAATAGGTGTTCCAGATTTTCTCATTTCTGCATTTTCTTTTAGGAATGAACAACAGATTGAAGAGTTCACAGAGCTTCTCAAACAAAAAGATGACCAAATAGCTCAATTACTAGAGGAAGGTAATTGACATGGCACTAGTCTACTCAAGGAACTTTCATTGCTTTGGGCTGTCAATTGACAGTCAGGCGATAAGAGCAAAGGCTGGGTTGAAGTGTTATTTAGAccattttatttctcttttctaTACTCAATAAAGTTTGAGATGTACCTTTAGTTACATTTTGAAATGTGCACTACATACATGCAATGAAAGCTAAATGAAGTGTGTAGTGTAGTAAAATACTTGATACCATATTAAACGTACAAGGAAGACTCATCAAGAGAACTAAAAAATGAACTACTGGAACATGCACCTGAGTTAAAGGTTTGTATTTGCCCTATGCAGCTGCATACACGAGTGCTAAAAACAGAGCTTTTATTCtcagttttctcttttaaaGGAATACTGAAAATCCACTTCTTAGCCACCATTGTCGGGCAGATGTGGCTTTTGAGGAACTTAGTGATCCCCTTAACCCATTTGTCTGTGAAGTTGCcccaattgacaagtaaaagtGTCTTGTGTTACACAGAACAAAATGTCACTCTTAGGATTGAAAGGGGTTATTTAGGTATTTAAAATCCAAACTACAGTAATCTTGACTCACTGTGTCAATTGATCTGCAGTGCAATCTCTCAccttattattccactattacaccAGTCAATCATATTTGGTCAAGTAAACACACAAAATATATGAGatggtaatacactgtagtgtcctggtttgaccggtttagaacagagcaaatacagaTGGAATGTGAGTTTTcctcaatgaaagaaattgttttcaacacgatgaaaagcctgagaatttaacTTGCCACTCGTCATTTCATTTATCCAATaaaataaaggacattttgctggctttttttgctttttacatcgttcgcatgcaccctgaaggacagatgatgcattttttaaacACTCTTactaaataaaattgaagcaaaataacaccttttttgatgtggaataaataaatatcttattcaATGGTTTAACAGTATAATATTCgcagacattttgctcattgcttgtatttttcttcGCCCCTGCCCCTACTACGCAACTCCCAAAATATCTGCGCATATTACATtgtatattatgttaaaccatcgaataagatgtatataaTATATGTGTATTCTCTTCTCCTTCCTCTCTTCCACTCCTCTCATACAatgtttaaaattcattttaggGGAAAAATTGTCAAAGCAGGAACTTCAAGTAAACAATGCTATTAAGAAGTTAAGAGCCAAAGATAAAGAGAATGAAGCAATAATGAAGAAAAATAGGTAATAACTAATTGTAACTGTATTTGTCTCCTTCCTCCAGCTTAAATTATATAAATGCTACTTTGTATTGGTTTTGTCAaaattaccggtacatgtataGTATTTAACTACAATGAATCATCGAAGACAGTTCCGTTCAGTAAAAAGGTACGTTTgggttttcaacagttcaataaggcccaaatgagtcaccAACACGCCACCCACACACCACCAATGCACCACCGACGCACCACCGACGCATCTTACATGTTATAAGTTTAAACagcggccgacagtcggccgacgcATTGGCTGAtgcgttggccgacgcgttggtgggatcggattcttaaattttaccaattattttgttttcattgtattcCATTTTTTCCTGATTTATTGTGCAATAGCGAAGATGTAGAAAAATTGACATCTGAAAACACAAGACTCAATGAAATCCTAGAAGTGAAGGAAGCCAATGAAAGAAAGCAAGCAGGTACATTGTAAAGTTTTGTACCACTGCATGAATTAAGGGGTCAAGTACTAAACGCCTTATAATTTATTATGTTATACAAGTCATATTACATATCTTCTACAGTTTTAACCATTTCCAAAATAAGTTATGTAAATTAAGGAGGCAACACTCAGTATTGGTTTCAGCTACATCACCCCATGCTTAAGTATACAATGCATTTTCCACTGAGCCAATGGAATACACTGTGTATTTCTTTTGGAGTTTTTTTTCGTGTGATGAAAGGGTGCATAAAGGTAGCAGGATGCCTTTGGTTTAATAGGGCACTGGGCTGTCATGTCAAAGCTTCCAATTCAAGTCATGCTCATACAGGGAAGTGGATTTGTCTTTAATGGTCTAGAATTCTACTCCACACCCCTCTAATAGCCAATTGCTGCTTCAGGTGTGTTTTCAACATAAACGACCCTGCAACACAAAAGCTTAGACAAATACCTACCACCtctcattgtttttttattcacTGCATTTTAAGCCCTTCGTTCTGAAAACTGAAAAGAAGTGCAGTATACTGCAGGAGCTCTATATTTTGCTCTGAAATCTACAATATTGTCAAGAATGTGAAAATGTTGGCTGTTCCTCAGCTGCCAATGGGAAcaccttttttaattttcatcaaCAACTGACATAACAATAATAGTATTATTAGTGGACCATCACCTGTCATTTTCAAATAGGTCCATCAATTTCAGcttaaaatggaaaattatagCTCTAACCAAAAAGCTACTCAAAGTTCATTGAGGACAAACATTAGTTGACCTCTTTAGTATATCTAGCATTGGATACATTTGAGTAAGTCAGTTTACCTGGCTTTTGAAGCAGGTAATGCGTGATAAATTCAGGAAATAGTGTTCACTGAAAGAGGCTCTTACTGCTTGACCCATTGATCTTGCACGTTTTTATTcataatcatttttttttctcttgaaattTATCTTTTTTCTGTAGTTTAAATTAAGCTATTCCTGATTTTTATGGTCATTTTGCAGAGTTTTGGGACATCAATCTGCtggtacatttatttatttgcaaggATTTAAACTGAGATCCCCctaatgataaaaaataatCATCTCAAAAAAGTAAAACATATGAATGCTGGACGATTTTGCCCACAAATTTCGCTTTAGTTTGGATGGCTTTAGACCACTAGATGTACAGTTTAAAGCAAAGGAAATTCTTTGGTAAATTAGGCATTAATACCAAAACCAATGTCAAGACATCAAGATCTTTTCATGGGTTCAACAGTCTAAAgtgtaagcctttttttttcagaggcGATCACTAAACTGAATTCTTATGTTGAGAAACAAGAGGAGAAAGTTGCAAAACTTAACGTAAGTAAGCAATTTCAATGCACTGATATCCGCTCTGAATGATCTCCTGTAAGGGAAAATCAATGTCATGATTAAGCAATCTTTATATTCTCTTAGTCAGAATTAGATGATGACAATGCGAAGCTGAGAAGTATGCAAACTGCACTTGATAATGCCTATAAGTGAGTAACAATGAGATTGTATAAATTGTGTTGACACTGCAAGGTAAAAATTTCTAATTGGATTTTTATCTCCAAACTGCAACCTTCTTTATCTAAAGCATGGATTTAATGACTTGAACAACACAAattgaaaacaagaaagaaaccTAAAAGGGTTTTGTAAAGAAAAACAGTTTAAGGAGAATTGATCTGAGAGGTCCTATGGTTCTTGTGAGTGTTTTTGGAAAGACTGTGTGTTTATAATGGCATTAACATCTTGAAAAGAATGAGGCTACAATAGAAACTAGTCTTCAAACACGCTGATTGCCACATATTGCGCTATAATTCCATTTGCAGACAATTGGCTGACTTGCACAAGGAAAATGCATCAAAGGATAGTGCAGTGCAGGTaaagaaatgaattttaaattgaaagatCCTTGAGGTAAATCATATCAAAATGTCTGGAGAAAAAGAACTGCTAATTATTTTGTATCTAAACCAATAATAGTGAGTCAATTCTTAGATACAACTGAACCAGACGAATCATTAACTTTCATTGCATAACCTTGCTTTCTTATGTCTCACTGTTCAACTGTTAGGCAAAATGGTGACATTAACCTTGttcccagttttttttttaatttcccacCCCCTTTCAATACCCTGTTGTCATGATTATCTGACACATTCTTCtgtgaacgaaatgatatatgagatgaatcatatattgaactgcggatgaAGAAAtaaagtgaaactatgatccttgcagttatgaacgcaattttagcaatttagcaatttttt
The genomic region above belongs to Montipora capricornis isolate CH-2021 chromosome 8, ASM3666992v2, whole genome shotgun sequence and contains:
- the LOC138014305 gene encoding uncharacterized protein; the encoded protein is MILSINPFIGPLKPLKLGEDFIQYISSTACLGVTIDDKLSWSQHIKSICVSFNTKVKMLRRISFLPKSMLETLYFKTVIPSVLYGVVVWGSGSKFKELELIHIRAARLIHKLPKGMTDEDILARAGWMPLEYFYKFRILMITHKAFYNLGLEEINSLVVRTCKSYNLRKSLNILVNRPNTELGRNSFVHRAAIAWNSLSDSVRFFSNQTGFKNGLKQLKHTIMNITFEKDSSVVYNKHSDFYYY